Proteins encoded together in one Clostridia bacterium window:
- a CDS encoding flagellar hook capping FlgD N-terminal domain-containing protein: MYTARAAGAGVYRGSDAATPRKTLGKDEFLKILIAQMKNMDIGEGQTNEQFVAQMAQFSTLEELQNLNAGLRELAGAQVIAQAGALIGKSIEAMPPGYEVAIKGKVEAVQVIGGAPYLKVGDLKINISHVTKIS; the protein is encoded by the coding sequence TTGTACACTGCCAGAGCGGCGGGCGCCGGCGTATACAGAGGATCCGATGCAGCAACCCCGAGGAAGACTCTTGGAAAGGATGAGTTCCTCAAGATCCTAATAGCCCAGATGAAGAATATGGACATCGGCGAAGGCCAAACAAACGAGCAGTTCGTGGCGCAAATGGCCCAGTTCTCCACCCTGGAGGAGCTGCAAAACCTGAACGCAGGGCTTCGCGAACTAGCCGGGGCGCAGGTAATCGCGCAGGCGGGGGCCCTTATCGGCAAGAGCATTGAGGCCATGCCCCCTGGATACGAGGTTGCCATCAAGGGGAAGGTCGAGGCTGTTCAGGTGATTGGCGGGGCGCCCTACCTTAAGGTTGGCGATTTGAAGATCAATATCAGCCATGTAACGAAGATCTCGTAG